GAAGGATCAGCAGGTCGATGTCGAGCGTCTCATCGGCTGATGTCGGCATTTGCGCATTCCCTGGGTCTTTCCGAAACTGTATCGAATAGTTCCGATAATGCAAAGCATGAAGGCGTCTCATGGCTCGTAATGTCCTCAATACGAGGGAGAACAAAAATGCCTCTTGCGATGAGCCGCGATGTCTTCATCACCTGTGCCGTGACCGGCGCCGGCGATACGGTTTCGAAATCCAGCCATGTTCCGATCACTCCCAAACAGATCGCGGATTCCGCGATCGACGCCGCCAAGGCTGGGGCGGCAGTGGTTCACTGCCATGTCCGCGATCCGGAAACAGGGGCCGCCAGCCGCCGCAACGATCTCTACAAGGAGGTCACTGACCGCATCCGCTCGGCAGATGTCGACGTCGTGCTGAACCTGACCGCCGGCATGGGCGGGGACTTGATTTTCGGCGATGTCGAAAGCCCCCTGCCTTTGAACCCAAAGGGCACCGACATGGCCGGCGCCACCGAGCGCATCAGCCACGTTGCCGAATGCCTGCCCGAGATCTGCACGCTCGATTGCGGCACGATGAACTTCAGTCTCGGCGACTATGTCATGACCAATACGCCCTCGATGCTGAGGGCCATGGCAAAGAAGATGACCGACCTCGGCGTCCGCCCCGAGATCGAGGCCTTCGATACCGGTCATCTCTGGTTTGCCAAGCAGCTTGCCGAGGAGGGCCTGATTGAGGACCCGGTCCTCATCCAGCTCTGCATGGGCATCCCCTGGGGGGCGCCCGACGACCTCAACACCTTCATGGCGATGGTCAATAACGTTCCCAAAAGCTGGACCTTCTCGGCCTTTTCCATCGGGCGCAGCGCCATGGCCTATCCGGCGGCCGCGATCCTTGCCGGCGGCAATGTCCGTGTCGGGTTGGAAGACAATCTCTACGCTGGAAAGGGCGTGCTCGCGACCAACGCGCAGCTCGTCGAAAAGGCGGTGCAGGTGGTCGAAGGCATGGGCGCGCGCGTCATCGGCCCCGAGGATGTTCGCAAGAAGCTGAAACTGACGAAGCGCTGAGGCGACGATGACCAAGATCAACAAGGCGGCCTGCATCGGCGGCGGCGTCATCGGCGGCGGATGGATCGCTCGCTTCCTGCTGGCGGGTATCGATGTCGATGTCTACGA
Above is a window of Rhizobium sp. CCGE531 DNA encoding:
- a CDS encoding 3-keto-5-aminohexanoate cleavage protein, yielding MPLAMSRDVFITCAVTGAGDTVSKSSHVPITPKQIADSAIDAAKAGAAVVHCHVRDPETGAASRRNDLYKEVTDRIRSADVDVVLNLTAGMGGDLIFGDVESPLPLNPKGTDMAGATERISHVAECLPEICTLDCGTMNFSLGDYVMTNTPSMLRAMAKKMTDLGVRPEIEAFDTGHLWFAKQLAEEGLIEDPVLIQLCMGIPWGAPDDLNTFMAMVNNVPKSWTFSAFSIGRSAMAYPAAAILAGGNVRVGLEDNLYAGKGVLATNAQLVEKAVQVVEGMGARVIGPEDVRKKLKLTKR